Proteins encoded in a region of the Dreissena polymorpha isolate Duluth1 chromosome 6, UMN_Dpol_1.0, whole genome shotgun sequence genome:
- the LOC127834229 gene encoding uncharacterized protein LOC127834229, which translates to MTIIRSLEQSSEGPEARVVKRYHTSTALPGDYKGLLKEHGESMQTLLFQDGAGNTLSEEQMSAILPKIAESISKLENTEAQEILPGITQSITKLKNGGNLVITTMTRQIEDQEQEEHPVIHVDDLENSKLYLVNDSRGELYYVEDITEESEQSSHYSSHTNNNEYQTISKIKSNGNSGIRDSTAQEILSTMFGGNDVQEMREIDEEWNERSYDYEIPCRRSGYSKDAFKTPYMVEEPGGTLPRVKVASNENYQTSHQTAASGAMMNYYDSSMVQNYSQTLQGIYGGDDTHSVTTVSLPTADKGSRTIERYIIDGEIIEYPLAPPPIFLPPLPICIQTGSNYSLVKVDETPKPLNQPLRVRTPETPIYETMTTVKTSIEPLPPPRSKPKPKPKLTQTEVQESHIQFDEVQEEKCIRFDKVIKEEKPDVEESRYSYDESDVVIRGSYTENNADGNQMALVRRKGQSLSEYLLSRLKHVENVDIQQKIAVKHNSDDFHGNPRHLNADGLAYDGNFNTVHEKVDLFIKDGKAQIVVTVTAERVYPVDMQFDVWRRKQAVVTRTINVDLMATQHRRQVYQQLMRQGQEEAVLDGNQTLDLFTRILGPPNFEPVEGGSVQALTAGHSMNYLGGTSGFGQSGSTENQTGSGSFASYVTSGNASEGGGNMDTLRGSVAFNYPGQQQDTRTVMENTVLSNAGNNGGYLFDEVLRSLTGNTGFSGLGSVGDINGMNHQQNARTMTESTVMRHQSGNTGGIALGGKTGALTGNGEFVSFGNTGSFGGVGAADAMKTSRSSFGCSGGSGGSHKFGQSFYI; encoded by the exons ATGACTATTATTAGAAGCCTAGAGCAGAGCTCGGAGGGACCAGAGGCAAGGGTCGTCAAGCGCTACCATACGAGTACCGCACTTCCGGGAGACTATAAAGGGCTCCTGAAGGAACATGGCGAATCGATGCAGACGCTCTTGTTTCAAGATGGAGCCGGGAACACTCTATCCGAGGAGCAGATGTCCGCAATTTTACCGAAGATTGCCGAATCCATCAGCAAGCTGGAGAACACCGAAGCGCAAGAGATTCTTCCCGGAATAACGCAGAGTATTACCAAACTGAAAAATGGCGGAAACTTGGTTATTACGACAATGACTCGGCAAATTGAGGATCAGGAACAAGAGGAACATCCGGTTATACATGTGGATGACCTTGAAAACAGCAAGCTATATTTGGTGAACGATTCCAGGGGGGAATTGTATTACGTTGAAGACATCACGGAGGAAAGTGAGCAAAGCTCCCACTATAGTAGTCATACCAACAATAATGAATACCAAACCATCTCGAAAATCAAGTCAAACGGAAACAGCGGAATTCGCGATTCTACAGCTCAGGAAATCCTTTCGACCATGTTCGGCGGAAATGACGTACAGGAAATGAGAGAAATAGACGAGGAATGGAACGAAAGATCGTACGATTATGAGATTCCATGCCGGAGAAGTGGTTACAGCAAAGACGCATTCAAGACCCCTTACATGGTTGAAGAACCCGGGGGTACTCTCCCAAGGGTCAAGGTAGCATCGAACGAAAACTACCAGACCTCGCATCAGACCGCCGCCTCGGGGGCCATGATGAACTATTACGACAGCAGCATGGTCCAGAATTACTCTCAAACTCTGCAAGGAATATACGGCGGTGACGACACACACAGCGTCACCACCGTGTCTCTGCCGACTGCCGACAAAGGCAGCAGAACTATTGAACGATACATCATCGATGGGGAGATTATCGAGTACCCGTTGGCTCCCCCGCCGATCTTCTTACCGCCTCTGCCGATTTGTATTCAGACCGGAAGCAACTACTCTCTTGTCAAGGTTGATGAAACCCCAAAACCGCTAAACCAGCCTCTAAGGGTCCGAACACCGGAAACGCCGATTTACGAGACAATGACGACCGTAAAAACTAGTATCGAACCACTTCCGCCCCCGAGGTCAAAACCTAAACCCAAGCCTAAACTTACACAAACGGAAGTACAAGAATCTCATATCCAATTCGACGAAGTTCAAGAGGAGAAATGTATCCGCTTCGACAAAGTTATAAAGGAGGAGAAACCTGACGTCGAAGAAAGCCGGTACTCCTACGATGAAAGTGACGTCGTTATTCGCGGCAGTTATACGGAAAACAACGCCGACGGCAACCAGATGGCACTTGTGCGCCGGAAGGGCCAGAGTCTGAGCGAGTATCTATTGAGCAGACTGAAGCACGTGGAAAACGTGGACATCCAGCAAAAGATTGCCGTAAAGCACAACTCTGACGATTTCCATGGCAACCCAAGGCACCTGAACGCGGACGGACTGGCGTACGATGGCAACTTCAACACAGTGCACGAAAAAGTTGACCTATTTATCAAAG ACGGTAAAGCGCAGATAGTCGTGACGGTGACGGCAGAGCGCGTTTATCCCGTTGACATGCAGTTTGACGTGTGGCGACGGAAGCAGGCGGTCGTGACGCGCACCATCAACGTGGACCTCATGGCGACGCAACACCGCCGCCAGGTGTACCAGCAG TTGATGAGGCAAGGTCAGGAAGAGGCTGTACTGGACGGGAATCAAACCCTGGACTTGTTTACCCGGATTCTGGGTCCACCGAACTTTGAACCCGTCGAGGGAGGCAGCGTCCAAGCGCTTACAGCTGGCCATTCGATGAATTATCTCGGAGGAACAAGCGGATTCGGCCAAAGTGGCTCCACGGAAAATCAAACCGGAAGTGGATCATTTGCGAGTTACGTGACTTCCGGTAATGCATCCGAAGGCGGCGGCAACATGGATACTCTGCGCGGTAGTGTTGCGTTCAATTATCCTGGTCAGCAACAAGATACGCGGACGGTTATGGAGAACACCGTTCTAAGCAATGCCGGAAACAACGGAGGCTACCTATTCGACGAGGTCCTTCGCTCGCTGACCGGAAACACCGGGTTCTCTGGTTTGGGAAGCGTTGGGGATATCAATGGTATGAATCATCAACAGAATGCCCGAACGATGACAGAGAGTACGGTTATGCGGCATCAGTCGGGAAATACCGGGGGCATCGCGCTCGGAGGCAAAACTGGAGCACTTACCGGAAACGGCGAATTCGTAAGTTTTGGGAACACCGGGAGCTTTGGTGGTGTCGGTGCAGCAGACGCCATGAAAACTTCGAGAAGCTCCTTTGGTTGTTCTGGTGGTAGCGGAGGCAGTCACAAATTCGGCCAGTCATTTTATATTTGA